TACGGCCCGTGTCCGTCAGCCGCTCGTAGGCGTCCACGACCTCGATGAAGGCGTCGTGGTCGCCGCCGTGGTCGGGGTGGTGGACCTGGGCCAGTTCCCGGTACCGCCGCTTGATGTCATGGAGTGTCGCGTAGGGCGGCAGGCCGAGGAGGGACAGCAGTCCCGGGTCATAGGCGTCGGCCATGGACAGGCCGTGTTCCTTGAAGTACTGGAAGTAAACGCGGTAGAAGAAGGCCTCGTAGACCTTCTTGATCTCCTCGTGATTCATATTCGCCAGCCGGTTCAGCGTATAGACGACCCGGTCGTCGTCCCCGGACCGCGTGGAGAAGAAGGCGTCCCAGACCAGCGTCTGGTGGTCCTTCCGCGGACGGGTCCTGAACCGGATCCGGCACTCGGTCTGCTTGAGCTGACGCAGCTTGCGTTTCAGCTGGGGTATGGTCATGGCATTGTCTGGCGATAGACCAGGTGAAGGGCGCGTAGTTGGACGCAGCCAACCAGCCACGTACGGACTAATTTAAATTGGACGGCAGGCTTTCCATCGACTCGGCCCGGAGCAGGGGATGATCCCAGGGCCATGCCACTTCCTGCCGCAGATACCAGGCCGCCTGGATCGCCTTCATGCCGGCGGCTGCCGCACCGCGCAGTTCATCAAAGCCGCCATCTCCGACGAAATACGCATCGGACGGCCGAACACCCATGCGCGCACAGGCGAGATCGTAGATCCTCCTGTCCGGCTTCATCAGTCCGACTTCACAGGAAAAAACGACCTCGTCCACGTGATCCCGAAGCGGACAGGCGTTCCATGCCAGCGCTTCCCAGGGCATGGCGTTGCTGATGATTCCGATGCGGAGCCCCAGGGCCCTGACTTCGCCCAGCATCTCCAACACGCCGGGATCCACTTCGGATATGACCCGGCTCTTCCACTGTTCGTACTCCCGGGCGATTTCGCCGAGTTCCCGGTCCGAGACCGGCGATCCGACTTCATCCCGCATGTGCAGGAACTTGGCGAGGCAGTCCGAAAACTCGCCGGTCATCACACGCTCGCCGAAATCCTCCCACCACTGCACCACCCGGTCCCGCGTGGTACGCAGCTTCACGTAGTTCGGGGATCTCGACTGGAATGCGCTTTTTGTCTTTTCGGTGATCAGCGTTTCGAATAAATCGAAGAAAACGACTTTCATCGCGCCTTGTTTTCAGGTGATCTATCAGGTGATCCCGAACTCCTGGATGGACTGGATGGCGGACATGTCGTGCACGCCGCTGTCGTCGAGGGACACGTTGGACTGCAGTTCCAGGACGGCGTCCCGGTGCAGCGCCTCGATGGTGGCGCAACCGGCCGTGGCCATGCCCGACTTGAGCATCTGCATGACGATGGGCAGCTTGTCGTAGACCGAACCCGCGTGGGGCACCTGTCCCACGATGCCTTCCTCGAAGAAGGTGCTGGCAAGCTGTGCGTACCGGCGGTTGTTGAAGGCCTTCCGGCTGCCTTCCATCCAGTATTCCTTGACCAGGTCCCCGGCCGCGTTGCGGACCAGTTCGCCGTGGCTTTCGGTAAACCGCGCCAGGAGATTGCCCATCATGAGCGTATCGGCGCCCAGCGACAGCGCGACGAGCATGTCCGCCGGTCCCTGGATGCTGCCGTCCGCCACGAGGGGGAGATAGTCGCCCGTGGATTCCGCCCACGCGTCGCGGGCCGCGGAGACTTCCTGGATGGAGGTGGCCTGGCCGCGGCCGGTGGCCTTTACCATCTGCGTCGTGCAGCCCGATGCGATGCCCATGCCGATCTTGACGGCGTCCGCGCCGCTGGCGGCCAGGTAGTCGAACCCCTCCCGCGTCACCACGTTCCCGGCGATTACCGGGATGTCGTAGTGGGACTTGATCCATTTCAGGGTCTCGCCCTGGTACTCGGTATAGCCGTCGGAGGCGTCGATGACGATCACGTCGGCCTGGTGCTCGATCAGCGCCTCCACCCGTTCCCGGTCTTCGGGATGGGTCGATACGGCGGCGCCGACCACCAGGCGCTTCTGGGCGTCTTCCGTGGAATGGGGATGGCGGATATGCTTGTCGAGGTCCCGCTTGAACACCACCGACACCAGGGTTCCTTCGGAGGAAACCATGGGCAGGAACCCGCGACCGTACTCGATCATCCGCGTGTTCGCCGTCTTCAGGTCGTCCTCCTCGGCGCCGGTCTGCACGTCGGTCTTCATGCGGTCGCCCACCCTCAGGCCATGATCGTACCGCTCGTCGAAGTCCTTGTCCGTGATCACGCCCACCAGCTTGCCGTGGAAGACGCCCGTATCCGTCACCGGGAAGGTGTGGTAGCCGGTATCGTTCATGATGCCGATCACCTCACCGATGGACTGCTCCGGCGACAGCGTGACGATATCGGTCTGAAACCCGGCCTTGAACCGCTTCACCGCGTCGATCTTTCCGCACTGTTCCTCGATGGTCTGGCTCACGGCGAACACGCCCATGCCGCCCAGCTGGGCCATGGCGATGGCCATTTCCACGCTGGTGACCGCCTGCATGGCTGCGCTCAGGAATGGCGTGCGCAGCGCCAGGTAGCCGTCCCCCTGCCGGCAGAGGCGCGTCTCCAGGGACGCGAGCTGGGCGTTCGCGTCGGCCTGCGTAAGGCGTGGCAGAAGTCGGTATTCCTTAAGACTGTGAGAAACGGTAGAGGCAATCTGCGCCATTTATGTCCTCCGTGGGAAACCGTTTGAGGAACCCTTTCCCCGTTCGGAATCCCGGTACGGTGATCCGAGGTTTGCCGGTCTATTTTCGCGCCAGTCGACGGCTTGATATCTGTGTCAACAGGCGACTGCGCATTCGAGTCCATCAATATACATCATTCCGCCGATTTTGCCTTGACATAATACCGGCTTAGATATATTAGTCAAATTAATAATTTAAATACGCGCTATTACGTGGATAAATAAATGAACCTGTCCTACGATCAAGCCGTCGCCTTTCATGCCGTGGCCCGTCACGGAAGCTTTTCTCTGGCGGCAAAAGCCCTCTTCCGGTCCCAGTCCGCCGTGAGCATCCAGGTGGCCAAGCTCGAGGGCGAAATCGGCCAGCCGCTCTTCCACCGGACGACCCGGCATCTCGCCCTCACCGAGGCCGGCAAGGTGCTGCTCAAGTACGTGAGCGAGATGGAAGGGCTGATGAAAGAGGCCGTGCAGGAACTGGAAGACCTGGACCGTCTCGAGGCCGGCCGTCTCGTGCTCTGCACGTCCGACACCACGGGCTGCTACCGCCTGCCGGCCATCCTCAAATCTTTCCAGGACCGCTATCCCGGCATCGACATCGTCGTGATGAATGCCACGTCGCTGCGGACCATCCAGGCCGTGGTCGACGGCGAGGTGGATCTCGGCGTGGTTACGCTGGCCTACCTGCCCCGGGAGATCGAGGCGATCCCGCTTTTCTCCCGCCACGACGTGCTGATCACGCCGCCGGACCATCCCCTGGCGAAACGGCGGACCGTGCATCTCAAGGACATGGAACAGTATCCGCTGATCCTGCTCGACCAGCACTGCGCCTCGCGGCGGCTGATCGACGATCTGTGCGAGAAGTCACGGGTACAGCTCGACGTCGCCATGGAGCTCAGTTCCATAGAGGTCATCAAGCACTTCGTGCGGATCGAGGCGGGGCTGTCCATCGTCCCTTCCATAGCCATCCAGGAGGAACTGGAAAACGGCACACTCGCGCAGGTCACGATCGGGGATTTCCGAAACCGTCCTCGCCAGAAAATGGGGGCGATCTACCTCAAGGGACGGTATCTTTCAAAGGCTGCACGAAGTTTCCTGGAAGCCCTGCAGGCGTACTTCAGGCCGGGGCGCGGGAAGATCGCGGCGGGCCGGGGCAAGCCGGCGGCCTGATCGGGCGGACAGTTTCGGTGGCTCATCGGTAGCCCGATCGGGGTCGAAACCGGAAACTTCCCGTGCCCCACAGCGTCTAACCAATGTGAGTGCTCAGAAGCTGGAATTTAACGTACAGTATCTGCCACGCTTTGAAATTAACGAGGATGACAAGCGGTCGTACCGCGGGAAGGTCGGCTGATTTTGATCCAGACGGTTACGAACGATCTGTTGTTGTTGATTCAGCCACACCTGGCCCCTCTACTCGCCATTTGCGGAATCCTGGTAATCTGCTACGGGCTTTTTCGATTGGCACGCTCCCCACGCCGTGGCGGCGGCAGCGCGACCATTTTCTTCGTGGGTACGACCGACGCACTACGGAACATGGACCAGCGCACGGCGGCCGAGATCATCGTACGTCAACAGACCGGGGACCGTTTGAAGGAAGAAGAAAGAGGCGGGGCGGGAAAGTGAACGGAACCTGGAGGCGGCGGAGGGAAACTCGCCCCAATCATCCGATTCACCTGGTGGGGTATTGAGGATAAGAGTAAATTCGATATAGGTTTACAAGGAGTCACATTCCGGAGGTGCAACATGTCTCTTCCCGGTACCCAACACACTTCCGCCCTTTCAGTCATGGCGGTTCTCGTTCTGCTTACCGTAGTCGGATGCGCCGCCCGCAAGCCAGCCCTGGTGGAATCCAAGGACCTGGTCGCGGTGACGGTCATGCCGGCCGGCCCCAACAACTGGCGATACACCATCGAGACGAAAAACGCCGAGTACCTTACGAGCGTGGAATTCATCTCCCCGGACTTGGAGGGCTGCAAGGTGCTCGCACTGCCCGAGGAAATCAAAATCACACAGCAGACCACGCCCGATGGTATCAAAGTAGACTTGTGGGGAAGCATCTATGGCGAACGGTACACCCAGTTCCGCAGCCTGCAGCTGGTTCTGACCAGCGATCAGCCTAGAAGTCGGGGTGAGATAGACATCCGCGTTACCGATTTTCGCGGCAACACCACGACGATCGAATCCATTGCGGGTCCGGTCGCCGCCCGGATAGGCACACCGCGATACGCCTGGCAACGTGCCTGGCGGTCTTACGAGGTTATGCCCCAGCATTTCGGCCGGTTTCCGGATAACCTCGGGGGCATCAGTTTTATAGGGAACTGATGTTTGCTTGTTCGCTGTCGGTGGCCTGAATCGGCCGGTAGGATTGTCAATCGCGGATCAGCGCGAGCGTTTTTTCTTCCATGCCTTAGGGCCACTTACAGCCCCTCCCAGAACAAACCCAGCGGCAGCGGAAGATGAACCGAACG
The Gemmatimonadota bacterium DNA segment above includes these coding regions:
- a CDS encoding LysR family transcriptional regulator, translated to MNLSYDQAVAFHAVARHGSFSLAAKALFRSQSAVSIQVAKLEGEIGQPLFHRTTRHLALTEAGKVLLKYVSEMEGLMKEAVQELEDLDRLEAGRLVLCTSDTTGCYRLPAILKSFQDRYPGIDIVVMNATSLRTIQAVVDGEVDLGVVTLAYLPREIEAIPLFSRHDVLITPPDHPLAKRRTVHLKDMEQYPLILLDQHCASRRLIDDLCEKSRVQLDVAMELSSIEVIKHFVRIEAGLSIVPSIAIQEELENGTLAQVTIGDFRNRPRQKMGAIYLKGRYLSKAARSFLEALQAYFRPGRGKIAAGRGKPAA
- a CDS encoding IMP dehydrogenase — translated: MAQIASTVSHSLKEYRLLPRLTQADANAQLASLETRLCRQGDGYLALRTPFLSAAMQAVTSVEMAIAMAQLGGMGVFAVSQTIEEQCGKIDAVKRFKAGFQTDIVTLSPEQSIGEVIGIMNDTGYHTFPVTDTGVFHGKLVGVITDKDFDERYDHGLRVGDRMKTDVQTGAEEDDLKTANTRMIEYGRGFLPMVSSEGTLVSVVFKRDLDKHIRHPHSTEDAQKRLVVGAAVSTHPEDRERVEALIEHQADVIVIDASDGYTEYQGETLKWIKSHYDIPVIAGNVVTREGFDYLAASGADAVKIGMGIASGCTTQMVKATGRGQATSIQEVSAARDAWAESTGDYLPLVADGSIQGPADMLVALSLGADTLMMGNLLARFTESHGELVRNAAGDLVKEYWMEGSRKAFNNRRYAQLASTFFEEGIVGQVPHAGSVYDKLPIVMQMLKSGMATAGCATIEALHRDAVLELQSNVSLDDSGVHDMSAIQSIQEFGIT
- a CDS encoding HAD-IA family hydrolase, with the translated sequence MKVVFFDLFETLITEKTKSAFQSRSPNYVKLRTTRDRVVQWWEDFGERVMTGEFSDCLAKFLHMRDEVGSPVSDRELGEIAREYEQWKSRVISEVDPGVLEMLGEVRALGLRIGIISNAMPWEALAWNACPLRDHVDEVVFSCEVGLMKPDRRIYDLACARMGVRPSDAYFVGDGGFDELRGAAAAGMKAIQAAWYLRQEVAWPWDHPLLRAESMESLPSNLN
- a CDS encoding DnaJ domain-containing protein — protein: MTIPQLKRKLRQLKQTECRIRFRTRPRKDHQTLVWDAFFSTRSGDDDRVVYTLNRLANMNHEEIKKVYEAFFYRVYFQYFKEHGLSMADAYDPGLLSLLGLPPYATLHDIKRRYRELAQVHHPDHGGDHDAFIEVVDAYERLTDTGRT